DNA sequence from the Candidatus Kaistella beijingensis genome:
AAAATAAATCCTACACAAACTAAAGCTTGGCAAGAACTCAACGCACATTTCGCACAAAACGACTTCGATCTTCGCTCTCTTTTTCAATATAATCCAGAAAGATTCAACCAGTTTTCAGTAAAAAGAGATAACTATCTTTTCGATTTTTCCAAGAATTTAATTGATGAAAGAACTTTCGAGCTTCTTCAAAATTTAGCTGTTGAATGTGAACTAAAAACAGCGATTGAGAAAATGTTTTCGGGTGACAAAATCAACGAAACGGAAGAAAGAGCCGTTCTGCACACCGCATTGCGAGATTTTTCGGACAAACCCATTTTAGTTGACGGTGTAAATATTAAGCCACAAATTCGGAAAGTTTTAAACCAAATGAAATCTTTTTCCGAGAAAGTCATTTCTGGAGAACATAAAGGTTTCACAGGAAGAGAAATCACCGATGTGGTAAATATCGGAATCGGCGGTTCAGATTTGGGACCGGCGATGGTGGTTTCTGCTCTGAAACATTTTAAGACGAGATTAAATGTACATTTCGTATCTAATGTAGATGGAAACCACATCGCAGAAACTTTAAAAAACCTGAATCCCGAAACGACTTTGTTTATTATTGCCTCAAAAACGTTCACTACACAAGAAACAATGACGAATGCCGAATCTGCAAAATCATGGTTTTTAAAGAGCGGAAAACCGGAAGATGTTGCAAAACATTTTGTGGCTTTATCTACTAATATTCAGTCAGTTAAAGAGTTCGGTATTGCGGAAGAAAATATTTTTGAATTTTGGGATTGGGTAGGTGGAAGGTATTCACTTTGGAGTGCAATCGGTTTAAGTATTTCACTTGCGGTGGGTTACGATAATTTTGAAAGTTTATTGAAAGGAGCAAATGAAACCGATGTTCATTTCCAGACTGCCGATTTCAAGGAAAACGTTCCTGTTTTGATGGCACTTTTGGGAATTTGGTACCGCAATTTCTTTGATGCGGGAACTTACGCGATTTTGCCTTACTCACAATATTTAGAGAGATTTCCGGCATATCTTCAACAAGCGGATATGGAAAGTAACGGTAAATGTGTCGACAGAAACGGCGAGTTTGTGGAATATGAAACCGGACCTATTATTTGGGGAGAACCGGGAACAAACGGTCAACACGCGTTTTATCAATTGCTTCACCAAGGAACGGAACTCATTCCATCGGATTTTATCGCTTATGTGAAATCTCCGAACCAAGTTTCTGACCATCAGGAAAAATTGTTGGCGAATTTTTTCGCTCAAACAGAAGCTTTAGCTTTTGGAAAAACAGAAGTGGAAGCAAGAGAAGAATTGGTAAAATCAGGCAAATCTGAAGAGGAGGTAAAAGAGTTGGTGAACTTTAAGGTCTTCCACGGAAATACGCCGACTAATTCACTTTTAATCAATGAATTAACTCCGTTTTCATTAGGTCAATTAATTGCACTTTATGAGCATAAAATTTTTGTTCAAGGAGTAATTTGGAATGTTTTCAGCTTTGACCAGTTTGGTGTTGAGCTCGGAAAAATTTTAGCAGGAAAAATTCTTTCGGAACTTCAAACCGATGGAAAAGTAACTTCACATGACTCTTCCACCAACGGATTAATGAATTATTTTAAGGAGAAAAAGTAAATATGAAAATAAATCTAAAAAAGTAAACATGGCACAAATTCTCGACGGACTGAAAGTTTCCAAGGAAATCAAAGAAGAAATCAAAAACGATGTTCAGAAAATTCTGGCATCAGGAAAAAGAGCACCGCATTTGGTGGCGATTTTAGTTGGAAATAATGGGGCGAGTGAAACTTATGTCCGCAGCAAAATTAGTGATTGTGCAGAAGTTGGTTTCAAGTCTTCATTGGTGAGATTTTCTGCAACAGCTTCTGAGGCGGAACTTATAGAAAAAATTCAGGAGCTGAATGTTGATCCTGAAGTTGACGGATTTATCGTACAGCTTCCACTTCCAAAGCAAATGGACCAGGAAAAAGTGATTATGGCAATTAATTCCCACAAAGATGTTGATGGTTTTCACCCTGAAAATTTCGGAAGAATGGCTTTGGAAATGAGCACTTTTCTTCCTGCAACTCCGTTTGGAATTCTAACACTTTTGGAAAGATACAATATTGAGACAAAAGGTAAAAACTGCGTCATCATCGGAAGAAGCAAAATTGTGGGACGACCGATGAGTATTTTGATGGGCAGAAAAGATTTCCCGGGAAATGCAACAGTAACCGTTACACATTCGTACACTCCACATATTGAGGAGTTTACAAAAAATGCCGACATCGTCATTACAGCTTTGGGGGATCCATTATTTTTAAAAGCAGACATGATTAAAGAAGGAGCGGTAATTGTGGACGTTGGAATAACGAGAGTTGAAGACGATTCCAAAAAAGGTTATCATTTGGAGGGCGATGTGGATTTCGAAAGCTGCGCCCAAAAAGCAAGTTGGATTACTCCGGTTCCGGGAGGAGTTGGACCAATGACAAGAGCGATGTTGCTGAAAAACACGATTTTGGCATACAAACATTCTATATATAAAGATTAAATTGAGGCACGTTATTCGGATTTCTAGTTTTTTACCTCGAATCCCGAAACTCGAAGCTCAAAACTGAAAAATGAATAAAGAACAAGATAATATTTTATTAAAAGAAGGAAAAATGCTCCCTGTAATGGAGCATTTTTATACTTTACAAGGTGAGGGCGCTCATACAGGAAAAGCGGCCTATTTCATCAGACTTGGTGGTTGCGATGTAGGTTGTCATTGGTGCGATGTCAAAGAAAGTTGGGATCCCAATCTTCATCCCTTAAGGAATACAATTGAGATCGCAGAAATTGCAGCAAAACATTGCAAAACAATCGTTTTAACAGGCGGTGAGCCTTTGATGTGGAATCTGGAAGTCTTAACCAAAAGATTAAAAGAACTTGGCTGTGACATACACATCGAAACTTCCGGAGCTTATGAAATGAGCGGAATTTTGGACTGGATTACCCTTTCGCCCAAGAAAACA
Encoded proteins:
- a CDS encoding bifunctional 5,10-methylenetetrahydrofolate dehydrogenase/5,10-methenyltetrahydrofolate cyclohydrolase — its product is MAQILDGLKVSKEIKEEIKNDVQKILASGKRAPHLVAILVGNNGASETYVRSKISDCAEVGFKSSLVRFSATASEAELIEKIQELNVDPEVDGFIVQLPLPKQMDQEKVIMAINSHKDVDGFHPENFGRMALEMSTFLPATPFGILTLLERYNIETKGKNCVIIGRSKIVGRPMSILMGRKDFPGNATVTVTHSYTPHIEEFTKNADIVITALGDPLFLKADMIKEGAVIVDVGITRVEDDSKKGYHLEGDVDFESCAQKASWITPVPGGVGPMTRAMLLKNTILAYKHSIYKD
- the pgi gene encoding glucose-6-phosphate isomerase produces the protein MLPKINPTQTKAWQELNAHFAQNDFDLRSLFQYNPERFNQFSVKRDNYLFDFSKNLIDERTFELLQNLAVECELKTAIEKMFSGDKINETEERAVLHTALRDFSDKPILVDGVNIKPQIRKVLNQMKSFSEKVISGEHKGFTGREITDVVNIGIGGSDLGPAMVVSALKHFKTRLNVHFVSNVDGNHIAETLKNLNPETTLFIIASKTFTTQETMTNAESAKSWFLKSGKPEDVAKHFVALSTNIQSVKEFGIAEENIFEFWDWVGGRYSLWSAIGLSISLAVGYDNFESLLKGANETDVHFQTADFKENVPVLMALLGIWYRNFFDAGTYAILPYSQYLERFPAYLQQADMESNGKCVDRNGEFVEYETGPIIWGEPGTNGQHAFYQLLHQGTELIPSDFIAYVKSPNQVSDHQEKLLANFFAQTEALAFGKTEVEAREELVKSGKSEEEVKELVNFKVFHGNTPTNSLLINELTPFSLGQLIALYEHKIFVQGVIWNVFSFDQFGVELGKILAGKILSELQTDGKVTSHDSSTNGLMNYFKEKK
- a CDS encoding 7-carboxy-7-deazaguanine synthase QueE, coding for MNKEQDNILLKEGKMLPVMEHFYTLQGEGAHTGKAAYFIRLGGCDVGCHWCDVKESWDPNLHPLRNTIEIAEIAAKHCKTIVLTGGEPLMWNLEVLTKRLKELGCDIHIETSGAYEMSGILDWITLSPKKTGLPKEEIYSKANELKMIIFNNNDFKFAEEQAAKVSQNCKLYLQSEWSKRNEMYPKITDFILENPKWQASVQTHKYLNIP